One stretch of Oncorhynchus keta strain PuntledgeMale-10-30-2019 chromosome 18, Oket_V2, whole genome shotgun sequence DNA includes these proteins:
- the LOC118397579 gene encoding olfactory receptor 2AT4, whose translation MSVRNHSFVTEFVIVGFPGLQPEFYGLASAVLFIVYSCTLIGNFAVLILFATPNILHKPMYIIILNLVVSDVLFSTTTLPKIIARYWFQAGAISFIGCFLQMYLVHYFGSVTSFLLLIMALDRYVAICFPLRYPMIIKNSTIHILNATAWIVAKACPLMMVIRAYPLPYCDSNTILQCFCDHISITKLACTDRAPYSFPAFVTAMVVLLGPLVFIIFSYCSIIVAVVQIASPQGRLKTLSTCSGQLIIIALYYLPRCFIYLASNIGIRFSTDLHIVIIMLYSLLPPMINPLIYCFKTKDMKQTLMKKFKKSTAP comes from the coding sequence ATGTCAGTGAGGAATCACAGCTTTGTGACAGAGTTTGTCATCGTTGGTTTCCCTGGACTTCAGCCAGAGTTCTATGGTCTTGCCTCTGCTGTATTATTCATTGTTTATAGTTGCACTTTAATAGGAAATTTTGCTGTTCTTATCTTGTTTGCAACTCCTAACATTCTCCATAAACCGATGTATATTATCATTTTGAATCTGGTTGTGTCTGACGTGCTATTCAGCACCACCACTTTACCAAAGATTATTGCCAGGTATTGGTTTCAGGCAGGGGCAATTTCTTTCATTGGTTGTTTTTTGCAAATGTACTTAGTTCACTATTTTGGATCCGTAACTAGCTTTCTCCTATTGATAATGGCTTTAGACAGATATGTAGCAATCTGTTTCCCACTCAGATACCCAATGATTATCAAAAACTCCACTATTCATATACTCAATGCCACTGCATGGATTGTTGCAAAAGCCTGCCCATTGATGATGGTAATTAGGGCCTATCCTCTTCCTTACTGTGACTCAAACACAATCTTGCAGTGCTTCTGTGATCATATTTCTATAACAAAGCTTGCATGCACTGATAGAGCCCCTTATAGTTTTCCTGCTTTTGTTACAGCAATGGTGGTATTACTGGGACCTCTAGTCTTTATTATATTCTCATATTGCTCTATTATTGTGGCAGTTGTTCAGATTGCGAGCCCCCAAGGCCGCCTCAAAACCCTTTCTACCTGCAGTGGTCAGCTGATCATCATTGCCCTGTATTATCTCCCCAGGTGTTTTATTTATCTGGCCAGTAACATCGGCATTAGATTCAGCACTGATTTACATATTGTTATTATCATGTTGTATAGCCTGCTCCCTCCTATGATCAATCCGCTGATATACTGTTTCAAGACaaaagatatgaaacagacctTGATGAAAAAATTCAAGAAGTCAACTGCTCCATAA